In one window of Meleagris gallopavo isolate NT-WF06-2002-E0010 breed Aviagen turkey brand Nicholas breeding stock chromosome 4, Turkey_5.1, whole genome shotgun sequence DNA:
- the CASP3 gene encoding LOW QUALITY PROTEIN: caspase-3 (The sequence of the model RefSeq protein was modified relative to this genomic sequence to represent the inferred CDS: deleted 1 base in 1 codon) has protein sequence MMTDIKDGPHSGEDLSDAKSFPGFKGMNLPASKSVDSGILPDDSYRMDYPEMGVCVIINNKNFHHETGLSSRSGTDADAASVREVFMKLGYKVKLNNDLSSRDILKLLKNVSEEDHSKRSSFVCVLLSHGDEGLFYGTDGPLELKVLTSLFRGDKCRSLAGKPKLFFIQACRGTELDSGIEADSGPDETVCQKIPVEADFLYAYSTAPGYYSWRNAAEGSWFIQSLCRMLKEHARKLELMQILTRVNRRVAEYESCSTRQDFNAKKQIPCIVSMLTKEFYFPC, from the exons ATGATGACTGACATA AAAGATGGACCACACTCAGGGGAAGATCTATCAGATGCAAAATCTTTCCCTGGTTTCAAAGG AATGAACTTACCTGCTAGCAAGTCTGTGGACTCTGGAATTCTGCCTGATGACAGTTACAGAATGGATTACCCAGAGATGGGAGTATGTGTTATAATAAACAATAAGAACTTCCACCATGAGACTG GACTGTCATCTCGTTCAGGCACGGATGCAGATGCTGCAAGTGTCAGAGAAGTTTTTATGAAGCTGGGATATAAAGTCAAGCTTAACAATGATCTGTCAAGCAGAGATATTCTTAAGCTATTGAAAAATG tttctGAAGAAGATCACAGCAAGCGAAgcagttttgtttgtgtgttgCTAAGCCATGGAGATGAAGGACTCTTCTATGGTACAGATGGTCCTCTTGAACTGAAAGTACTAACGAGCCTTTTCAGAGGTGACAAGTGCAGAAGTCTAGCGGGGAAACCCAAACTCTTTTTCATTCAG GCCTGTAGAGGGACAGAATTAGATTCTGGTATTGAAGCAGACAGCGGACCAGATGAAACTGTGTGTCAAAAAATACCTGTGGAAGCAGACTTCCTGTATGCATATTCTACTGCTCCAG GCTATTACTCCTGGAGGAACGCAGCTGAAGGCTCCTGGTTTATTCAGTCTCTGTGTCGAATGCTGAAGGAACATGCCAGAAAACTTGAACTCATGCAGATTTTAACTCGTGTAAATCGCAGAGTGGCAGAATATGAATCCTGCTCCACTCGACAGGATTTCAATGCAAAGAAACAGATTCCGTGCATTGTGTCTATGCTTACCAAAGAATTTTACTTTCCttgctaa